The genome window TGACTGAACCACTTGAGCTAGCTGACTGAACCACTTGAGTATTCTTCTTCATGTGCTTGCGTGCAACCATAGAAACTTTTTCTGTAACTTTTGGTTCAAGTACGGGCTGAAGGTCCACAAGAGGGTGTGTCATAAATCAACAGCTCGTAAGTCCGTTAGGCGTTCCTGCGGATTTGCATATCACACTAACGCCTAGCGGACTTGCGAACCTGTATTACGGACTTACGACACTGCACCATTTGTTTATACGAACAGGTCGTCCATTGTGATTTGTACTTGAGCCAAGGCTGCATACTGTGTAAGGCGCACGCCAAAAGTAGTAATCATCGTTGGGATAATGCCACTTTTTATTCCTGTTTCTGCCACGAAATCAGCCATACGATTACGAATGCGCATATCCTCCTCCTTAGTGATCGTGTAAGGCATCTGCGAATACTTGATTTCACATAGATTCACGAGATTATCGGCACGTTCTATCAGTAAGTCGATTTGCGCAGCTGGCTTTGAAACCTTACTTCGCCAAGAATAATACTCGGTATGGATTTGGTCTATCCCCAAGAAATGCTTGATTTGAGGAATATGCAACATGCAAACTCGCTCAAAAGCCAAGCCATACCAAGTATTTTGACGAGGTTTTCCCATCAAGTGAGTCCAATATTCCGTGTCCGTCGTACCAGGATGGCAAAACGTCATATAAAATAATGTATAGAGGTCGGTGAGCTGAAAGATTTGATCTTTCTGCTTTATCTTCTTATCTCTGGTATTATACCCTCTTACGAAATCGCAATTTATCAATTCACTAAGAACCTTTGTCAAAGTTCCACCCGATTTCAGCTTCAATTTCTCCATGATTTCCTTTCGGGTCATACCTTGTCTGCATGAGGCAAGTACCTCTATGACACGCATATAGGACTCAGAATTTCTAAACAAGGACGAATATAGTCTTCCATATTCTCGCTTCAGTTCAGCGTGGGATGAGAAAAACAATCTGTCGACATTCCCTTCCACACCTTGCTTTTTATCCAACAAACTGAGATAATAAGGCACCCCACCAAGGATGCTATATATCTGAAGGATAGAAATGCGAGTCCATGAGAATCCATAAGCTTGCAGCATCAGTTCCGTCTCACGAAGAGTAAAAGGAGCAAGATACATCTCGTGCGTTATCCTATTATGAAGCCCACCATGACTATCTATCAGATTGGCTATCATCCACGACGTGGCACTGCCACAAACGATAAGCATGATTTCACTTTGGTAAGCTGCCCATCCGTTCCAAAAGTGCTCAAAAGCCTGTTGGAAACCAGATTTCGGCGTATCCAAGCATGGTAGTTCATCGATAAAAACAACGAGTCGTTCTCCTTTCATTTTTGCCTTTAACAACTGTTTTAATGCCTCAAAAGCCTCTGTCCAATTCGCAGGAATAGGCTGTTTGGAATCTCCATATTCCCTCAGCGCAAACCCGAAATTAGAGAGTTGCGCCTCAGCTGGTGCCTCTATAGACCCAGACATATCAAAGGCAAACTTATCACGGAAGAGATTTCTCACAAGATAAGTCTTGCCGATACGACGCCTGCCATATACAGCCACAAACTCAGCTTTGCCAGAATGATAATATTCTGTCAACAGCTCGATTTCTTTCTTTCGTCCGATAATTTGCTCCATACCTTTTAAATCTAACTTTAATGATGGTGCAAATATAAGATAATTATCCGAGAAAAACAAGGATTCTATAGCCAAATCGATGAATTTTAACTCGATTTGGCTAAAGAATAGGTTATATTATAGCCAAATCGAGTAATTTTCCTTCGATTTGGCTATAGAATGCCTTGTAGATTGCTATTATCCCCTTGGGCTAAGAGCTTTTGAGCTTTCAGCCCGTGCCGTACAGTTCTTTAAGACTTACACAGGCAAGATTTTGAGAATTTGGGGGATTTTAGGCAAAAAGATTTTGAGGAAAAGAATATTTTATGTATATTTGCCCCCAATTGTAACATCAACAAGTAAAGATTTTGAATATATTCATTATGAAACAAAGGAATACAGACATCGACTGGATAAGAGCCATCCTCATTATTCTCATGATATTGATTCATATCGTGAGCTTCGGCAACGCATACCCCCATCTCAAGGCAGGCATTCTCTCTTTCATGATGCCTACCTTCCTCATCATCACGGGCTATCTCGTGAATATCGAGAAAAGCCCAAAGGAGATGGGAAGATACCTGATGTGTCTTGCCTTGCCTTATGTCATCATGGTGACAGGATTCTCTGTACTCTCCTATTTCATGCCGGTGAGAGATGGCATCACGGAACTGTCACTCTCTCAGATTTGTGAGAAGATATTCGTTACTTCCATCGGTCCCTATTGGTTCATCCAGACCATGATTATCTGCGGCATTCTCTATTACGTCAGTTTCAAGGGAGCAACCTGGGGAACCCTCAGACAGGGAAAAACGACGATGAGCACCACCACAAGCCTCTTCATCTTCGCCACCCTACTCCTGCTCCTGTCCAAGACACCCGCTCTTTCGCCCAGTGCCGCCACCTATTATTTCATCGGAGCGGTACTCAGACAATGCCATATCGGCTTTGACAGAATTTTCCGTCCTTCACCGGTAGCCCTACTTCTCTGGCTGCTACTTCTGGGCATGGAAGAATGGTACGACTGGGGCACGCTCGCCATCGTCTTCTCCTGCTGGTGCTGCATTTCATCCCTGATGTGGATACACAGCCTCATCAACCGCCTACAGGATAATGCCAGCGTTCGAAAGACAGAAGACACCTTATTATATATAGGCCGCAACACGCTGCCCATCTATCTCTTCCACCCTATCTTTACGATGGCAGCCAAGTTTTATCATCCCCTCTTTAGTTGGGACAGGAGCGAAATCTGTTTTGCCCTCGTTACCA of Segatella copri contains these proteins:
- a CDS encoding ATP-binding protein, which translates into the protein MEQIIGRKKEIELLTEYYHSGKAEFVAVYGRRRIGKTYLVRNLFRDKFAFDMSGSIEAPAEAQLSNFGFALREYGDSKQPIPANWTEAFEALKQLLKAKMKGERLVVFIDELPCLDTPKSGFQQAFEHFWNGWAAYQSEIMLIVCGSATSWMIANLIDSHGGLHNRITHEMYLAPFTLRETELMLQAYGFSWTRISILQIYSILGGVPYYLSLLDKKQGVEGNVDRLFFSSHAELKREYGRLYSSLFRNSESYMRVIEVLASCRQGMTRKEIMEKLKLKSGGTLTKVLSELINCDFVRGYNTRDKKIKQKDQIFQLTDLYTLFYMTFCHPGTTDTEYWTHLMGKPRQNTWYGLAFERVCMLHIPQIKHFLGIDQIHTEYYSWRSKVSKPAAQIDLLIERADNLVNLCEIKYSQMPYTITKEEDMRIRNRMADFVAETGIKSGIIPTMITTFGVRLTQYAALAQVQITMDDLFV
- a CDS encoding acyltransferase family protein, with translation MKQRNTDIDWIRAILIILMILIHIVSFGNAYPHLKAGILSFMMPTFLIITGYLVNIEKSPKEMGRYLMCLALPYVIMVTGFSVLSYFMPVRDGITELSLSQICEKIFVTSIGPYWFIQTMIICGILYYVSFKGATWGTLRQGKTTMSTTTSLFIFATLLLLLSKTPALSPSAATYYFIGAVLRQCHIGFDRIFRPSPVALLLWLLLLGMEEWYDWGTLAIVFSCWCCISSLMWIHSLINRLQDNASVRKTEDTLLYIGRNTLPIYLFHPIFTMAAKFYHPLFSWDRSEICFALVTIFIAIAGSIGIAKMMEKTRLAYLFGKGKMLR